The uncultured Trichococcus sp. DNA segment ATCGCATCGATGCCATCAGGGATGAAATGCAGGTAGGATTCCGGCAACATCAATAGTACGGTCGCCAAGGAGGTGATGATACCCTCCACACTGAAGATGGTCAACTTTTTCATCTTCAATAGTTCTTGGACAGCGATCAAGCCGATTGCTGTCATGAGCAGTTGCAGCGGCAGTCCCCCAAACCATAAGAATGGGATAAACACGGCGGCAGCCACTAAGCCTGTGATTACTCTTGTCTTCATAATATCCTCCCTAAATGCCGCCGAAACGACGATTGCGATGCTGATATTCTGCTAATGCAGCCCGCAAGCTGGCTGTCGAAAAATCAGGCCAAAATTCTTCCGTGAAGTACATTTCACTGTACGCTGCCTGCCACAGCAAAAAGTTGCTGAGACGGATTTCCCCGCTGGTGCGGATCAGCAAGTCGGGATCCTGCCACTCGCCAAGCCCGCTTGTGAATAGATATCCAGCGAATACTTCATCAGTGATCCCGTCGGCCGAAAGTTTTCCTGATGCGACATCGCGCGCAATCATTGTTGTGGCTTGAAGGATTTCAGCCCTGGAACCATAATTCAACGCAAAATTCAAAACAAGGCCGGTATTGTCCTTTGTTTTTTCGATCGCATTCTGCACGACCTTCAGCGTCTTCTCGGGCAACTGATCGATCCAGCCGATGGCCGTCACTTTGATGTTGTTCTGCATCAATTCCGGCATGAATACATCAAAAAAATCGATGGGCAACCCCATCAAAAAATTGACTTCATCAGTCGGGCGTTTCCAGTTTTCTGTTGAAAAGGCATATAGCGTCAAGACCTTGATGTTCAGGCGACTTGCTTCTATGGCAATCCTTTTCACGGTATTCATGCCCTCTTTGTGTCCGTAGACCCGCGGCATCAATTTTTTCTTTGCCCAACGGCCGTTTCCGTCCATGATGATGGCGACATGGGCTGGAACGATGCCATTTTCATCGAACGGCAATTCTGTTTTTGGATTCTCACTCTTGAATAGAGCCATGCTTTATCCCTCACTTTTTCATAACTCTTTTTATTTTAACAAAATCCCGCCTGAATTCCTATGATTAACAGGAAATTATAAAATATTTAAAGAGACTCGCTGCTTTGAAAGAAAAAGCCAGCACACAAATCATTTGGAATGATTTGTGCCCTGGCTCCTTTCCAGCGGATGAAATTTTATACGTCCAAAATTTCTTTTTCTTTGTCCGCTGTTATTTTGTCGATTTCTTTGGAAGATTTGTCGGTGAACTCTTGCACTTTCTTTTCATAAGTGCGCAACTCATCTTCTGTGATTTCTTTGTTCTTTTCTGCTTTTTTCAACGCTTCGATGGCATCGCGACGAATGTTACGGATAGAGATTTTAGCCGCTTCGTTTTCTTTGCCTACAGTTTTCGCCAACTCTTTGCGTCGCTCTGAAGTCAGTGCCGGGATCACCAAACGGATGACACTCCCGTCATTGGCTGGGTTGATGCCCAGGTCGCTTTGGTAAATCGCACGTTCGATGTCACCGATACTGGATTTATCGTAAGGTGTCACCAACAACATGCGTCCTTCAGGAATCGTGATGGAAGCCAATTGATTCACTGGCGTGTTCGTTCCGTAGTATTCCACTTCGATGCGATCCAATAAACTTGCATTCGCGCGGCCAGCCCGAATTGAGCCGAGTTCGCGGATCAATGCAGCTTCCGTTTTTTTCATTCTGTCGATTGCATTATCAAGGATTTCTTTAACCATGATTATTTCCCCCTAACAGTCGTTCCGATATCTTCTCCCATTATAACACGGCGAATATTCCCTTGTTTGTTTAAGTTAAATACAACCAGCGGGATGTCGTTGTCCATGCTTAATGAGCTTGCTGTAGTATCCATTACTTGCAGTCCTTTGGAAATGACATCCAAATGAGTCAATTCAGAGAATTTTATAGCGTTCAAATCCTTCATCGGATCGGATGAGTAGACCCCATCAACATTGTTCTTAGCCATCAAAATGACGTCAGCATTGATTTCAGCGGCACGAAGGGCTGCTGTCGTGTCGGTAGAGAAGTAGGGATTGCCGGTACCGGCAGCAAAGATCACAACGCGACCCTTTTCAAGGTGACGGACAGCTCGTCTGCGGATGTATGGTTCGGCAATTTGTCTCATTTCGATGGACGTCTGGACACGGGTCGGAACGCCTTCGTTCTCCAGTGCGTCCTGCAATGCTAAAGAATTCATGATGGTCGCAAGCATGCCCATATAGTCGGCTTGCGCTCGCTCCATGCCCATTTCAGCGCCTGTCGTGCCGCGCCAAATATTGCCGCCGCCAACAACGATAGCTATCTCTACGCCCAAGTCATGTACTTCTTTGATTTCTTTTACGATTTCTTCGATGGTCGGTGGATTGATTCCGAAACCAGTGTTGCCCGCTAAAGCTTCACCACTAAGTTTTAAAACAACGCGTTTGTATTTTGGTTCACTCATTCTATATTTCCCTCCGTAATTGGCTGACCCCTGATTAATCAGGCTTATGACTATGATAAAAAAGCCCCAATTAAGGGGCAATTTTCATTATTTTTTGACTTGGCTCATAACTTCTTCTGCAAAGTCCACAGAGCGTTTTTCGATGCCTTCGCCTACAGCATAGCGGACGAATGATTTAACAGTGCCGCCTTTGGAAGCAGCATATTGTGAAACTGTTTGATCTGGATCTTTCACGAAAGGTTGATCGTTCAATGAAATTTCGCTCAAGAATTTGTTCAAACGGCCTACGATCATTTTTTCAACGATGTTTGCTGGTTTGCCTTCGTTCAATGCTTGTTCAGTCAGAACTTTCTTTTCATGCTCAAGTTCTTCTGCAGAAACTTCGTCGCGAGAAACATATTTAGGGTTGATGGCAGCGATGTGCATAGAGATGTCTTTAGCAGCATCAGCATCAGTAGATCCTTCCAACACTGTCAATACAGCGATACGTCCGCCTTGGTGCAGGTAAGCGCCGAAAGCATCAGCATCCGTTTTTTCAACGATAGTAAAACGACGCAAAGTAATTTTTTCGCCGATTACTGTAGTAGCGTTCAAGATAACATCGTTTAATGTACCGTCAGCAGTTTCGATTGCTAAAGCAGCTTCCACTGTTTCTGGTTTGTTTTTAGCGATGATTGCTGTGATGTCAGCTACTAAGTTTTGGAATTTGTCGTTTTTCGCAACAAAGTCAGTTTCTGCATTGATTTCAGCGATTACGGCTGTATTTCCGTCGACATATACGTTTGCAAGTCCTTCAGCAGCGATACGGTCAGCTTTTTTAGCTGCTTTAGCCATACCGTTTTCTCTTAGGTAGTCAACCGCTTTGTCCATGTCGCCATCGACTTCTACTAGAGCTCTTTTAGCATCCATCATGCCTACGCCTGTCATGTCGCGTAATTCTTTAACCATTTTTGCTGTTACTTGTGCCATTCTATGATTCCTCCTGAATATTCTTTTTCATAAAAAAAGCTGTCCCAAAGAGAATAGAAAAGATGTCGGCTACCAAATTGGCTATATCTTTCTTCTTTTCTGAGACAGCTCGTTG contains these protein-coding regions:
- the pyrH gene encoding UMP kinase; this translates as MSEPKYKRVVLKLSGEALAGNTGFGINPPTIEEIVKEIKEVHDLGVEIAIVVGGGNIWRGTTGAEMGMERAQADYMGMLATIMNSLALQDALENEGVPTRVQTSIEMRQIAEPYIRRRAVRHLEKGRVVIFAAGTGNPYFSTDTTAALRAAEINADVILMAKNNVDGVYSSDPMKDLNAIKFSELTHLDVISKGLQVMDTTASSLSMDNDIPLVVFNLNKQGNIRRVIMGEDIGTTVRGK
- a CDS encoding isoprenyl transferase, with translation MALFKSENPKTELPFDENGIVPAHVAIIMDGNGRWAKKKLMPRVYGHKEGMNTVKRIAIEASRLNIKVLTLYAFSTENWKRPTDEVNFLMGLPIDFFDVFMPELMQNNIKVTAIGWIDQLPEKTLKVVQNAIEKTKDNTGLVLNFALNYGSRAEILQATTMIARDVASGKLSADGITDEVFAGYLFTSGLGEWQDPDLLIRTSGEIRLSNFLLWQAAYSEMYFTEEFWPDFSTASLRAALAEYQHRNRRFGGI
- the frr gene encoding ribosome recycling factor, translating into MVKEILDNAIDRMKKTEAALIRELGSIRAGRANASLLDRIEVEYYGTNTPVNQLASITIPEGRMLLVTPYDKSSIGDIERAIYQSDLGINPANDGSVIRLVIPALTSERRKELAKTVGKENEAAKISIRNIRRDAIEALKKAEKNKEITEDELRTYEKKVQEFTDKSSKEIDKITADKEKEILDV
- the tsf gene encoding translation elongation factor Ts, whose protein sequence is MAQVTAKMVKELRDMTGVGMMDAKRALVEVDGDMDKAVDYLRENGMAKAAKKADRIAAEGLANVYVDGNTAVIAEINAETDFVAKNDKFQNLVADITAIIAKNKPETVEAALAIETADGTLNDVILNATTVIGEKITLRRFTIVEKTDADAFGAYLHQGGRIAVLTVLEGSTDADAAKDISMHIAAINPKYVSRDEVSAEELEHEKKVLTEQALNEGKPANIVEKMIVGRLNKFLSEISLNDQPFVKDPDQTVSQYAASKGGTVKSFVRYAVGEGIEKRSVDFAEEVMSQVKK